The following are from one region of the Macaca thibetana thibetana isolate TM-01 chromosome 2, ASM2454274v1, whole genome shotgun sequence genome:
- the RAF1 gene encoding RAF proto-oncogene serine/threonine-protein kinase isoform X1 encodes MEHIQGAWKTISNGFGFKDAVFDGSSCISPTIVQQFGYQRRASDDGKLTDPSKTSNTIRVFLPNKQRTVVNVRNGMSLHDCLMKALKVRGLQPECCAVFRLLHEHKGKKARLDWNTDAASLIGEELQVDFLDHVPLTTHNFARKTFLKLAFCDICQKFLLNGFRCQTCGYKFHEHCSTKVPTMCVDWSNIRQLLLFPNSTIGDSGVPALPSLTMRRMRESVSRMPVSSQHRYSTPHAFTFNTSSPSSEGSLSQRQRSTSTPNVHMVSTTLPVDSRMIENNSLNASPRAWSRRFCLRGRDAIRSHSESASPSALSSSPNNLSPTGWSQPKTPVPAQRERAPVSGTQEKNKIRPRGQRDSSYYWEIEASEVMLSTRIGSGSFGTVYKGKWHGDVAVKILKVVDPTPEQFQAFRNEVAVLRKTRHVNILLFMGYMTKDNLAIVTQWCEGSSLYKHLHVQETKFQMFQLIDIARQTAQGMDYLHAKNIIHRDMKSNNIFLHEGLTVKIGDFGLATVKSRWSGSQQVEQPTGSVLWMAPEVIRMQDNNPFSFQSDVYSYGIVLYELMTGELPYSHINNRDQIIFMVGRGYASPDLSKLYKNCPKAMKRLVADCVKKVKEERPLFPQILSSIELLQHSLPKINRSASEPSLHRAAHTEDINACTLTTSPRLPVF; translated from the exons ATGGAGCACATACAGGGAGCTTGGAAGACGATCAGCAATGGTTTTGGATTCAAAGATGCCGTGTTTGATGGCTCCAGCTGCATCTCTCCTACAATAGTTCAGCAGTTTGGCTATCAGCGCCGGGCATCAGATGATGGCAAACTCACAGATCCTTCTAAGACAAGCAACACTATCCGTGTTTTCTTGCCAAACAAGCAAAGAACAGTG GTCAATGTACGAAATGGAATGAGCTTGCATGACTGCCTTATGAAAGCACTCAAGGTGAGGGGCCTTCAACCAGAGTGCTGTGCAGTGTTCAGACTTCTCCATGAACACAAAGG taAAAAAGCACGCTTAGATTGGAATACTGATGCTGCCTCTTTGATTGGGGAAGAACTTCAAGTAGATTTCCTGGATCATGTTCCGCTCACAACACACAACTTT GCTCGGAAGACGTTCCTGAAGCTTGCCTTCTGTGACATCTGTCAGAAATTCCTGCTCAATGGATTTCGATGTCAGACTTGTGGCTACAAATTTCATGAGCACTGTAGCACcaaagtacctactatgtgtgtGGACTGGAGTAATATCAGACAACTCTT attgtttccaaattCCACTATTGGTGATAGTGGAGTCCCAGCACTACCTTCTTTGACTATGCGTCGTATGCGAGAGTCTGTTTCCAGGATGCCTGTTAG TTCTCAGCACAGGTATTCTACACCTCACGCCTTCACCTTTAACACCTCCAGTCCCTCATCTGAAGGTTCCCTTTCCCAGAGGCAGAGGTCGACGTCCACACCTAATGTCCACATGGTCAGCACCACCCTGCCTGTGGACAGCAGGATGATTGAG AATAACAGCCTGAATGCTTCTCCCAGGGCGTGGTCCAGACGATTTTGTTTGAGGGGAAGA gatGCAATTCGAAGTCACAGCGAATCAG CCTCACCTTCAGCCCTGTCCAGTAGCCCCAACAATCTGAGCCCAACAGGCTGGTCACAGCCGAAAACACCCGTGCCAGCACAAAGAGAGCGGGCACCAGTATCTGGGAcccaggagaaaaacaaaatt AGGCCTCGTGGACAGAGAGATTCAAGCTATTACTGGGAAATAGAAGCCAGTGAAGTGATGCTGTCCACTCGGATTGGGTCAGGCTCTTTTGGAACTGTTTATAAGGGCAAATGGCACG GAGACGTTGCAGTAAAGATCCTAAAGGTTGTCGACCCAACCCCAGAGCAATTCCAGGCCTTCAGGAATGAGGTGGCTGTTCTGCG CAAAACACGGCATGTGAACATTCTGCTTTTCATGGGGTACATGACAAAGGACAACCTGGCAATTGTGACCCAGTGGTGCGAGGGCAGCAGCCTCTACAAACACCTGCATGTCCAGGAGACCAAGTTTCAGATGTTCCAGCTAATTGACATTGCCCGGCAGACGGCTCAGGGAATGGA CTATTTGCATGCAAAGAACATCATCCACAGAGACATGAAATCCAACA ATATATTTCTCCATGAAGGCCTAACAGTGAAAATTGGAGATTTTGGTTTGGCAACAGTAAAGTCCCGCTGGAGTGGTTCTCAGCAGGTTGAACAACCTACTGGCTCTGTCCTGTGGATG GCCCCAGAGGTGATCCGAATGCAGGATAACAACCCATTCAGTTTCCAGTCAGATGTCTACTCTTATGGCATCGTATTGTATGAGCTGATGACGGGGGAACTTCCTTACTCTCACATCAACAACCGAGATCAG ATCATCTTCATGGTAGGCCGAGGGTATGCCTCCCCAGATCTTAGTAAGCTATATAAGAACTGCCCCAAAGCAATGAAGAGGCTGGTAGCTGACTGtgtgaagaaagtaaaggaagagaggCCTCTTTTTCCCCAG ATCCTGTCTTCCATTGAGCTGCTCCAACACTCTCTACCGAAGATCAACCGGAGCGCTTCCGAGCCATCCTTGCATCGGGCAGCCCACACTGAGGATATCAATGCTTGCACGCTGACCACATCCCCGAGGCTGCCTGTCTTCTAG
- the RAF1 gene encoding RAF proto-oncogene serine/threonine-protein kinase isoform X2, whose amino-acid sequence MEHIQGAWKTISNGFGFKDAVFDGSSCISPTIVQQFGYQRRASDDGKLTDPSKTSNTIRVFLPNKQRTVVNVRNGMSLHDCLMKALKVRGLQPECCAVFRLLHEHKGKKARLDWNTDAASLIGEELQVDFLDHVPLTTHNFARKTFLKLAFCDICQKFLLNGFRCQTCGYKFHEHCSTKVPTMCVDWSNIRQLLLFPNSTIGDSGVPALPSLTMRRMRESVSRMPVSSQHRYSTPHAFTFNTSSPSSEGSLSQRQRSTSTPNVHMVSTTLPVDSRMIEDAIRSHSESASPSALSSSPNNLSPTGWSQPKTPVPAQRERAPVSGTQEKNKIRPRGQRDSSYYWEIEASEVMLSTRIGSGSFGTVYKGKWHGDVAVKILKVVDPTPEQFQAFRNEVAVLRKTRHVNILLFMGYMTKDNLAIVTQWCEGSSLYKHLHVQETKFQMFQLIDIARQTAQGMDYLHAKNIIHRDMKSNNIFLHEGLTVKIGDFGLATVKSRWSGSQQVEQPTGSVLWMAPEVIRMQDNNPFSFQSDVYSYGIVLYELMTGELPYSHINNRDQIIFMVGRGYASPDLSKLYKNCPKAMKRLVADCVKKVKEERPLFPQILSSIELLQHSLPKINRSASEPSLHRAAHTEDINACTLTTSPRLPVF is encoded by the exons ATGGAGCACATACAGGGAGCTTGGAAGACGATCAGCAATGGTTTTGGATTCAAAGATGCCGTGTTTGATGGCTCCAGCTGCATCTCTCCTACAATAGTTCAGCAGTTTGGCTATCAGCGCCGGGCATCAGATGATGGCAAACTCACAGATCCTTCTAAGACAAGCAACACTATCCGTGTTTTCTTGCCAAACAAGCAAAGAACAGTG GTCAATGTACGAAATGGAATGAGCTTGCATGACTGCCTTATGAAAGCACTCAAGGTGAGGGGCCTTCAACCAGAGTGCTGTGCAGTGTTCAGACTTCTCCATGAACACAAAGG taAAAAAGCACGCTTAGATTGGAATACTGATGCTGCCTCTTTGATTGGGGAAGAACTTCAAGTAGATTTCCTGGATCATGTTCCGCTCACAACACACAACTTT GCTCGGAAGACGTTCCTGAAGCTTGCCTTCTGTGACATCTGTCAGAAATTCCTGCTCAATGGATTTCGATGTCAGACTTGTGGCTACAAATTTCATGAGCACTGTAGCACcaaagtacctactatgtgtgtGGACTGGAGTAATATCAGACAACTCTT attgtttccaaattCCACTATTGGTGATAGTGGAGTCCCAGCACTACCTTCTTTGACTATGCGTCGTATGCGAGAGTCTGTTTCCAGGATGCCTGTTAG TTCTCAGCACAGGTATTCTACACCTCACGCCTTCACCTTTAACACCTCCAGTCCCTCATCTGAAGGTTCCCTTTCCCAGAGGCAGAGGTCGACGTCCACACCTAATGTCCACATGGTCAGCACCACCCTGCCTGTGGACAGCAGGATGATTGAG gatGCAATTCGAAGTCACAGCGAATCAG CCTCACCTTCAGCCCTGTCCAGTAGCCCCAACAATCTGAGCCCAACAGGCTGGTCACAGCCGAAAACACCCGTGCCAGCACAAAGAGAGCGGGCACCAGTATCTGGGAcccaggagaaaaacaaaatt AGGCCTCGTGGACAGAGAGATTCAAGCTATTACTGGGAAATAGAAGCCAGTGAAGTGATGCTGTCCACTCGGATTGGGTCAGGCTCTTTTGGAACTGTTTATAAGGGCAAATGGCACG GAGACGTTGCAGTAAAGATCCTAAAGGTTGTCGACCCAACCCCAGAGCAATTCCAGGCCTTCAGGAATGAGGTGGCTGTTCTGCG CAAAACACGGCATGTGAACATTCTGCTTTTCATGGGGTACATGACAAAGGACAACCTGGCAATTGTGACCCAGTGGTGCGAGGGCAGCAGCCTCTACAAACACCTGCATGTCCAGGAGACCAAGTTTCAGATGTTCCAGCTAATTGACATTGCCCGGCAGACGGCTCAGGGAATGGA CTATTTGCATGCAAAGAACATCATCCACAGAGACATGAAATCCAACA ATATATTTCTCCATGAAGGCCTAACAGTGAAAATTGGAGATTTTGGTTTGGCAACAGTAAAGTCCCGCTGGAGTGGTTCTCAGCAGGTTGAACAACCTACTGGCTCTGTCCTGTGGATG GCCCCAGAGGTGATCCGAATGCAGGATAACAACCCATTCAGTTTCCAGTCAGATGTCTACTCTTATGGCATCGTATTGTATGAGCTGATGACGGGGGAACTTCCTTACTCTCACATCAACAACCGAGATCAG ATCATCTTCATGGTAGGCCGAGGGTATGCCTCCCCAGATCTTAGTAAGCTATATAAGAACTGCCCCAAAGCAATGAAGAGGCTGGTAGCTGACTGtgtgaagaaagtaaaggaagagaggCCTCTTTTTCCCCAG ATCCTGTCTTCCATTGAGCTGCTCCAACACTCTCTACCGAAGATCAACCGGAGCGCTTCCGAGCCATCCTTGCATCGGGCAGCCCACACTGAGGATATCAATGCTTGCACGCTGACCACATCCCCGAGGCTGCCTGTCTTCTAG
- the RAF1 gene encoding RAF proto-oncogene serine/threonine-protein kinase isoform X4 — protein sequence MMANSQILLRQATLSVFSCQTSKEQCKKARLDWNTDAASLIGEELQVDFLDHVPLTTHNFARKTFLKLAFCDICQKFLLNGFRCQTCGYKFHEHCSTKVPTMCVDWSNIRQLLLFPNSTIGDSGVPALPSLTMRRMRESVSRMPVSSQHRYSTPHAFTFNTSSPSSEGSLSQRQRSTSTPNVHMVSTTLPVDSRMIEDAIRSHSESASPSALSSSPNNLSPTGWSQPKTPVPAQRERAPVSGTQEKNKIRPRGQRDSSYYWEIEASEVMLSTRIGSGSFGTVYKGKWHGDVAVKILKVVDPTPEQFQAFRNEVAVLRKTRHVNILLFMGYMTKDNLAIVTQWCEGSSLYKHLHVQETKFQMFQLIDIARQTAQGMDYLHAKNIIHRDMKSNNIFLHEGLTVKIGDFGLATVKSRWSGSQQVEQPTGSVLWMAPEVIRMQDNNPFSFQSDVYSYGIVLYELMTGELPYSHINNRDQIIFMVGRGYASPDLSKLYKNCPKAMKRLVADCVKKVKEERPLFPQILSSIELLQHSLPKINRSASEPSLHRAAHTEDINACTLTTSPRLPVF from the exons ATGATGGCAAACTCACAGATCCTTCTAAGACAAGCAACACTATCCGTGTTTTCTTGCCAAACAAGCAAAGAACAGTG taAAAAAGCACGCTTAGATTGGAATACTGATGCTGCCTCTTTGATTGGGGAAGAACTTCAAGTAGATTTCCTGGATCATGTTCCGCTCACAACACACAACTTT GCTCGGAAGACGTTCCTGAAGCTTGCCTTCTGTGACATCTGTCAGAAATTCCTGCTCAATGGATTTCGATGTCAGACTTGTGGCTACAAATTTCATGAGCACTGTAGCACcaaagtacctactatgtgtgtGGACTGGAGTAATATCAGACAACTCTT attgtttccaaattCCACTATTGGTGATAGTGGAGTCCCAGCACTACCTTCTTTGACTATGCGTCGTATGCGAGAGTCTGTTTCCAGGATGCCTGTTAG TTCTCAGCACAGGTATTCTACACCTCACGCCTTCACCTTTAACACCTCCAGTCCCTCATCTGAAGGTTCCCTTTCCCAGAGGCAGAGGTCGACGTCCACACCTAATGTCCACATGGTCAGCACCACCCTGCCTGTGGACAGCAGGATGATTGAG gatGCAATTCGAAGTCACAGCGAATCAG CCTCACCTTCAGCCCTGTCCAGTAGCCCCAACAATCTGAGCCCAACAGGCTGGTCACAGCCGAAAACACCCGTGCCAGCACAAAGAGAGCGGGCACCAGTATCTGGGAcccaggagaaaaacaaaatt AGGCCTCGTGGACAGAGAGATTCAAGCTATTACTGGGAAATAGAAGCCAGTGAAGTGATGCTGTCCACTCGGATTGGGTCAGGCTCTTTTGGAACTGTTTATAAGGGCAAATGGCACG GAGACGTTGCAGTAAAGATCCTAAAGGTTGTCGACCCAACCCCAGAGCAATTCCAGGCCTTCAGGAATGAGGTGGCTGTTCTGCG CAAAACACGGCATGTGAACATTCTGCTTTTCATGGGGTACATGACAAAGGACAACCTGGCAATTGTGACCCAGTGGTGCGAGGGCAGCAGCCTCTACAAACACCTGCATGTCCAGGAGACCAAGTTTCAGATGTTCCAGCTAATTGACATTGCCCGGCAGACGGCTCAGGGAATGGA CTATTTGCATGCAAAGAACATCATCCACAGAGACATGAAATCCAACA ATATATTTCTCCATGAAGGCCTAACAGTGAAAATTGGAGATTTTGGTTTGGCAACAGTAAAGTCCCGCTGGAGTGGTTCTCAGCAGGTTGAACAACCTACTGGCTCTGTCCTGTGGATG GCCCCAGAGGTGATCCGAATGCAGGATAACAACCCATTCAGTTTCCAGTCAGATGTCTACTCTTATGGCATCGTATTGTATGAGCTGATGACGGGGGAACTTCCTTACTCTCACATCAACAACCGAGATCAG ATCATCTTCATGGTAGGCCGAGGGTATGCCTCCCCAGATCTTAGTAAGCTATATAAGAACTGCCCCAAAGCAATGAAGAGGCTGGTAGCTGACTGtgtgaagaaagtaaaggaagagaggCCTCTTTTTCCCCAG ATCCTGTCTTCCATTGAGCTGCTCCAACACTCTCTACCGAAGATCAACCGGAGCGCTTCCGAGCCATCCTTGCATCGGGCAGCCCACACTGAGGATATCAATGCTTGCACGCTGACCACATCCCCGAGGCTGCCTGTCTTCTAG
- the RAF1 gene encoding RAF proto-oncogene serine/threonine-protein kinase isoform X3 — protein MMANSQILLRQATLSVFSCQTSKEQCKKARLDWNTDAASLIGEELQVDFLDHVPLTTHNFARKTFLKLAFCDICQKFLLNGFRCQTCGYKFHEHCSTKVPTMCVDWSNIRQLLLFPNSTIGDSGVPALPSLTMRRMRESVSRMPVSSQHRYSTPHAFTFNTSSPSSEGSLSQRQRSTSTPNVHMVSTTLPVDSRMIENNSLNASPRAWSRRFCLRGRDAIRSHSESASPSALSSSPNNLSPTGWSQPKTPVPAQRERAPVSGTQEKNKIRPRGQRDSSYYWEIEASEVMLSTRIGSGSFGTVYKGKWHGDVAVKILKVVDPTPEQFQAFRNEVAVLRKTRHVNILLFMGYMTKDNLAIVTQWCEGSSLYKHLHVQETKFQMFQLIDIARQTAQGMDYLHAKNIIHRDMKSNNIFLHEGLTVKIGDFGLATVKSRWSGSQQVEQPTGSVLWMAPEVIRMQDNNPFSFQSDVYSYGIVLYELMTGELPYSHINNRDQIIFMVGRGYASPDLSKLYKNCPKAMKRLVADCVKKVKEERPLFPQILSSIELLQHSLPKINRSASEPSLHRAAHTEDINACTLTTSPRLPVF, from the exons ATGATGGCAAACTCACAGATCCTTCTAAGACAAGCAACACTATCCGTGTTTTCTTGCCAAACAAGCAAAGAACAGTG taAAAAAGCACGCTTAGATTGGAATACTGATGCTGCCTCTTTGATTGGGGAAGAACTTCAAGTAGATTTCCTGGATCATGTTCCGCTCACAACACACAACTTT GCTCGGAAGACGTTCCTGAAGCTTGCCTTCTGTGACATCTGTCAGAAATTCCTGCTCAATGGATTTCGATGTCAGACTTGTGGCTACAAATTTCATGAGCACTGTAGCACcaaagtacctactatgtgtgtGGACTGGAGTAATATCAGACAACTCTT attgtttccaaattCCACTATTGGTGATAGTGGAGTCCCAGCACTACCTTCTTTGACTATGCGTCGTATGCGAGAGTCTGTTTCCAGGATGCCTGTTAG TTCTCAGCACAGGTATTCTACACCTCACGCCTTCACCTTTAACACCTCCAGTCCCTCATCTGAAGGTTCCCTTTCCCAGAGGCAGAGGTCGACGTCCACACCTAATGTCCACATGGTCAGCACCACCCTGCCTGTGGACAGCAGGATGATTGAG AATAACAGCCTGAATGCTTCTCCCAGGGCGTGGTCCAGACGATTTTGTTTGAGGGGAAGA gatGCAATTCGAAGTCACAGCGAATCAG CCTCACCTTCAGCCCTGTCCAGTAGCCCCAACAATCTGAGCCCAACAGGCTGGTCACAGCCGAAAACACCCGTGCCAGCACAAAGAGAGCGGGCACCAGTATCTGGGAcccaggagaaaaacaaaatt AGGCCTCGTGGACAGAGAGATTCAAGCTATTACTGGGAAATAGAAGCCAGTGAAGTGATGCTGTCCACTCGGATTGGGTCAGGCTCTTTTGGAACTGTTTATAAGGGCAAATGGCACG GAGACGTTGCAGTAAAGATCCTAAAGGTTGTCGACCCAACCCCAGAGCAATTCCAGGCCTTCAGGAATGAGGTGGCTGTTCTGCG CAAAACACGGCATGTGAACATTCTGCTTTTCATGGGGTACATGACAAAGGACAACCTGGCAATTGTGACCCAGTGGTGCGAGGGCAGCAGCCTCTACAAACACCTGCATGTCCAGGAGACCAAGTTTCAGATGTTCCAGCTAATTGACATTGCCCGGCAGACGGCTCAGGGAATGGA CTATTTGCATGCAAAGAACATCATCCACAGAGACATGAAATCCAACA ATATATTTCTCCATGAAGGCCTAACAGTGAAAATTGGAGATTTTGGTTTGGCAACAGTAAAGTCCCGCTGGAGTGGTTCTCAGCAGGTTGAACAACCTACTGGCTCTGTCCTGTGGATG GCCCCAGAGGTGATCCGAATGCAGGATAACAACCCATTCAGTTTCCAGTCAGATGTCTACTCTTATGGCATCGTATTGTATGAGCTGATGACGGGGGAACTTCCTTACTCTCACATCAACAACCGAGATCAG ATCATCTTCATGGTAGGCCGAGGGTATGCCTCCCCAGATCTTAGTAAGCTATATAAGAACTGCCCCAAAGCAATGAAGAGGCTGGTAGCTGACTGtgtgaagaaagtaaaggaagagaggCCTCTTTTTCCCCAG ATCCTGTCTTCCATTGAGCTGCTCCAACACTCTCTACCGAAGATCAACCGGAGCGCTTCCGAGCCATCCTTGCATCGGGCAGCCCACACTGAGGATATCAATGCTTGCACGCTGACCACATCCCCGAGGCTGCCTGTCTTCTAG